The sequence below is a genomic window from Lolium perenne isolate Kyuss_39 chromosome 4, Kyuss_2.0, whole genome shotgun sequence.
aaagtggttattatatatctttgtgtttatgataaatgtttatataccatgctataattgtattaaccgaaacattgatacatgtgtgttatgtaaacaacaatgagtccctagtaagcctcttaactagcttgttgattaatagatgatcatagtttcatgatcacgaacattggatgttattaataacaaggttatgtcattatatgaatgatgtaatggacacacccaattaagcgtagcataagatcacgtcattaagttatttgctataagctttcgatacatagttacctagtcctttcgaccatgagatcatgtaaatcacttataccgaaaaggtactttgattacatcaaacgccactgcgtaaatgggtggttataaaggtgggattaagtatccggaaagtatgagttgaggtatatggatcaacagtgggatttgtccatcccgatgacggatagatatactctgggccctctcggtggaatgtcgtctaaatagcttgcaagcatatgaatggttcataagagaccacataccacagtacgagtaaagagtacttgtcaggagacgaggttgaacaaggtatagagagataccgatgatcaaacctcggacaagtaaaatatcgcgagacaaagggaatcagtatcgtatgtgaatggttcattcgatcactaagtcatcgttgaatatgtgggagccattatggatctccagatcccgctattggttattggtcggagagaagtctcaaccatgtctacatagttcgcgaaccgtagggtgacacacttaagatttgatgtcgtattagtagatattgaatatggaatggagttcgaagttttgttcggagtctcggatgggatcccggacatcacgaggagttccggagaataagattcatatataggaagtcattttataagtttgaaaatgatctggtgcatttatggaaggttctagaaggttctagaaaagtccggaagaaatcactatggaaggcggagtcccggagggactccacctagcatggccggccaaccctagggggtggagtcccaggtggactccaccaaaggtggccggccacccccctcatggaaaggtgggaatcccacctcaagtgggaatcccaccttgggtaggtttccctacacatggaaggttttgggttggggtcttattcgaagacttgtagtccaacacttggggtttccacctatataatgaggggcaaggggagggggccggccaccacaagcccatagcttggccgcaccccatagtggccggccaccccctctccccaaaccctagccgccccacctcctccacctctcccgcaacgcttagcgaagttcttccggagatctccatcgacaccgccaccacgccgtcgtgctgccgggattcaaagaggagctactacttccgctgcccactggaacggggagaaggacgtcgtcttcatcaacaccgaacgtgtgaccgagtacggaggtgctgcccgattgtggcaccgtcaaaatcttctacgcgcttttgaaagcggcaagtgattgtctacctcagcaacaagagcctcctcttgtaggctttggaaatcttcaagggttagtctcgttcatccccttgttgctcccgtcttctagattgcatcttggcttggattgcgttctcgcagtaggaatttttttgttttctatgcaacgaatccctacaattttCCCCATTAAATTTCTCATGCCACCGTTTTACCATGTATAATACTTgctaaggctagtcatagtggggagtaacttagactagtaacatatgacaTGTTACTAGtttaggttactaccttcatagtgggtagtaacttatatgtggtgtcatgcattgtatcatttattatgttgtagactcatcttgccttgaggtgtgtaatgctatggtaacatagctagttaccacctcactctctttcttcatttattagcatgtcatgtcaccaaaatgccttgaaatatgtgatgttactagctatgtttctcccactatgagcagtctaaggTGTGTCAAGCTTTACCCCGTTTAGCCATTTACCCCTGATTGGGACAAAACGTGTGTTGTGGATGTTGAGTCAGACACATAGTTGGAGACCTTATGCATTTTGTGTGTGTGTTTTTTCCAACCTACCGACTTGCACTCTCGACCCATATCCAACCGATATTCAGTTAGCTGCACCTGGACCGGTACGAAGTCCACCGATCTCCTTTCATCTCTATTCTCGCTCTTGCACAAACCTAAATATGATTAGGTATTAGCAATGATTGTGGGGAGCAACAACAAATACGGCTGCGAGACCTAGGGATGCGGTGCATCCAACTCATGGGTGGgttggacgcgtgttgcggttgtCGGTCTGGGTGGGAATGGGTTATACCAATGAGAAGAAGAAATTGTTGTGAATATGCTTCTACTCTGGCTGGTAGCTGAAGTGAACCTGATAGAGAGAAGCAAATCTGCAATTGCCTATACGACTGAGGAGATCAAAAATTTATTAAAGATATTCGCTGATAATACCTTCTCTAAAATTCATCGTCCTTGCAATGAAGTGGCTAATGCCCTGGCTGGAATTGGGCGTCGTGTGTTGAGTGGGCATGTGTTGCTTGGGTCTATTCCTTCCTTGGATTTATCTGAGCGAGATTGTAATGATATTGTGAGTTAACTAATATAAGGCCAAGTTCAAAAAAAAATACGCACTGGCCAAGTTGTTAAAAAAATGCGAATATGGGGTAAAagtgaatttttttttgaaacaaggcaAAAGACTTGCCATTTTCATTGACAAAGAAGAAGTTTTAGagttttttttgaaacaaggtAAAAGTGAAATTCACTCTATATATTATTGCTCATCAGCTAATTACAACATTTATTCAAGTAATGTCGCAACATACATTTGCAAATAATGTTGCTACATAAATTGAATATTCACAAGTATTATTACCATAAGAGTTTCCAAAACAACTTGAGTTTACAAAATCTGCCTCAATTAATTTGCCTTGGTGGTCGTGGGGCAGATGGCCTCCCGGATCTCTTGCTGGATGACGGCACGAGATGGCGCGACGATCATGTCGTCCCAGATGGAGCGTGACCCGCAGGTGGTGGCTCCGCCGGGGTAGAGGTCGTGGAGGGAGGTGGCGTTCTCGTTGAGGTTGCCCACTTTGTCCAGGCATTCGATCTCGTTTGGCTCCACCAGGAGGCTGCCGTTGATCCCGCCCTTCCACGCGATCAGCTATAACATTGCAAATCGAGCTGATCAGTAACTGTACAAAAGTTGAACTTAATTTGTCCTGACTAGTTGATTAGAAACTGCGCACGCACCTGTGGAGAGCCTAGGGAGTTGGAACTGTATAGCTTGGCCCCGTCgacgaggtggcagtatctctggAACGCCGCCGCGAATCTCTTGTGCGACATGAGCTGCGACTTCACCCTCACCGCTCTCCCCGTGATGATCGCTCTCCTGCAAGAACAATGATCTCGCCGTTAGCACTTTGCACACAAAATTGAACCAACCAAGGTAACTCATGCAACCTACCTGATCCCTCTTGCGACGGCGAGGTAGGCGTCGCAGACGACGCCGACGATCTCGATCCTGTACGGCTTCCTGGTCCCCTCCGCGGTGACGAAGTCCTCGTCTTCGGGGACGGGCTCCCAGTAGTTCTCGGTGATGGTGCCGTCGTCCTCCACCTTGTAGCCGACGCCCATGCGGTGGCGCTGGCGGTGCACGGCGCGGGCCATGGCGACGGTCTGCTCCACGAAGGGCTCCCACGAGAGCGTGCCGTCCAGGATCACGTCGCGCCCCTCGTTCAGCGCCGTCACCAGCAGCGACGAGGCCGCGTCCGTCGACGACTGGTGCACCTGTTAATTACCCAGGCAAGTCCAGTTTCATGAATCCGATGTTTCAGAAAATATTTCGAAAAGTTTCTTGCTGCGCAGCCCACTAGCTGCTGTGGCAGCCCACATGCGTTACGAAAGTTGGGGTGCAATTGCATGTTGGCCGAGATTAGGCCTCTGTATACTGGCAACACCATGAGTGGAACAAGTTCAGTTTTTCAGACAGTTGTTAGATTGTACAGCATCAGCAACAATTCCCGCCTCAgctcaaaaacaaaacaaaaatgatgCCCGCCTGCACTAGTAGCAAACATTCTTTCTGTGACAGACACATATCTATCTACTCCCTATTCATGTCCTGACCGCCGACACATATCAGCACTATATCTCTGTTACGTCGACCCGGCAGCGATCGAGCAGAGAGCCAGAGACAGATCCCACCTTGTGCAGTTGGGCTACACGGCACAAACAAATCAGGTCCATCTGATTAAGCGTAGACGCGTAGTACTCTGACGCACATCAGCTTTCTCACCGAATGCATTTGTCGGAGCGAGaacaacaataaaagtttccgaaCGAGGCCGAGCTGTCGTCCACGGCTGGCAACAACCAGTTCTTCTATAGGCTTATTTGTGCCTCGGTTTGTAATATTGGTTGGGACGAGATGATGGCTGAAACTTTGAACTCTAACTTTTTGAGCGCCACAATCCTATTTTGATTTATATTTTCGTTGGACATCTCTGTTTGCTAACGTCTTTGGAGAACGCGGCTGGGATTAAACATGGCACAAATATGACACCGTAAAGTGACGTCCTTTAATTGACCGTCGCTTATGGAGGCGTGACTGTGaatggctttttaagctactGAATAAAGAAGGCGTAATTGCACAACAAGTACCTTTATAATAAGACATTGTCATAAGTGCTGACGAAGCCCCTCTAATTCTTCCTTTTGGAAGGGCATTATGCGAGTAAAAAATGAGTTTTTCCATAGAGCCGCTTTTGTTGTTGGGAATGACCAATACACTAGGTTCTAAGAAGATACTTGGTTGGGTCAAACGGCACTTTCTAAACAATATCCTTTGCTTTATAAAATTGTGCGCCGAAGAAATGTCTTGGTGGCTGATGTATTAGCAGACAATCCTTTAAATGTTGAGTATAGAAGAATTCTTTCCGGTATAAATGGGATACGCGGATTCATTTGGCTAGGCATCTTATGGCTATAAATTTGAATAATGATGAGGATATGTTTGTTTGGAAGCTTAATGATTCTGGCTCTTTCTCTGTAAGTCTATGTATACTGATCTTATGAATGGACATACGGTCTATTTGAAGAAGTATATATGGAAGCTCAAGGTACCACTAAAGAAtaagatttttatgtggttcttgCAGCAAAAAGTAATTCTTACAAAGGATAATTTTTCAAAACGAAATTGGTATGGTTGTAAAAAATGTGCTTTTTGTGGTCATGAGGAATACATTAATCATTTATTTTTTGATTGTACCTTTGCTCGTCTTGTTTGGAGAGTAGTTTTCTTGACCTTCAACATTTCACCACCAACTAATTGTacaaatatgtttggtaattggttgaatgAGATTGATAAAGAAACAAATGCACGGATCCgagtagaaacttgtgctatcctgtGGCCTTTATGGAATTGTAGTAATGTtattatctttaacaaaaaaGGAACTGCTCATTTTCTACAGGTTATCCATATAGCCACTCATTGAATCCAAGAGTGGTCATTCCTGCTGCCCGAAGCACAATGGACGCATATGGATTCTAGGTGCATCCGTCTTGTGACTGTTGCACGAGATATCTTCAACCAGGATGGTTGACAACTTTCTAGAAGATTACAAGATGCATAAGACGACTTATTTTATTTTTTCCGCTGGCTGATCTTTTTTCCACCATATGCAATCCATGATTTGTAAACTCTAAAACCAATGATTTTGTAATAAAGAAAACGGTGTGCATCGACTGATGCCGAGGCTGGAGCAATCCCCATTTGGAACCAAAAAAAAGTACGTGCGTCGGTCAGACAAATGCAGCAGGACGAGTACCGAACTACCGATTAAGCTAGCCTAGTGGAGGAGCATCCATGTGGTCTGAGCACATCGATATCCATAAATAATTTCTACCTAGACTAATAGTTAGAGCATATTTAACGAGAGAAAAACTGATGTATGACTTGCTAACTGCAACGTCGGGGCGAACTGGAACCAATGCCGTTCGGATTTGTATAGCAATGAATCATtgatagtgatgatgatgatggtataCATTTTTTTTGTGTGAATATAGATTCATAAGGAACGTACCAGCTCTGCTGTTTGGAGCATGTCGTTGTGGTGGCCCATGGAGCTGATGGCGCGGTAGATTACATCCGTCTCCTTGAAGGCATCCGCCTCAACGACCAATGCATTCGCTCCTGCCTCTGTCCAAAATGGCCTGCAATATATATTGAACACGGCCATATATCAGATATAATTCGAGATCGTTAAAACTTGATGCGGGAGCAGAGCTTCACGCACTCTTCAAGTATATCCTTGAGCACGGTGCTCTTGCCGGCGCCCATCCCGCCGCCCATGAGCAGCAGCACCGGGGACCGATTGTCGTGCGCCACCGGAGCCATCACGTCGGTGCAGTGCGCCTCCTCGTCGCCGTTGATCCCGTTGACGATGCCGATGGCCTTCATCTCGTCCACCAACGTTGAGAACACGCGCGTCACCTTCAGGTCCTTGGTAATGCGCTCAAACCTCTGCTTCCTGCGGTGCGCCAAAGGCGATTGAAATGCCCGTTATCAATATATATTTAACGCGTCCCTTAAATCATTTGATATGCAAAAAATGGTACACTCATGCGGAGAATTCTGCAATGACTTAGGGCGGTCACAATGCAGATACGATAGATCGTATCTAATTTTGTCCAGCTCACACATGCAAGAAATCTCACAATGGTTTGTATCTACGTGTGGGCCAAGATAATAAATTACAGCAGTTTTTTATCTGGATAGGATTGGCTGACAGCGAGCCCACGCTGAGCTCTATTGGGCACAATATTGATTTACCTCGGGGCTGCCCACAAGATACGTATCCTAAATAGGATACGATCATCCTCTTTTCTTCTTAATTGCTGTTCCAACTAAGCAAATTATCTGATATGGCATCATTAGATACGATCTGACCTGGAGCGTTGGGGTTGCCCTTAGGGCATCCCCAGTGGACCGACCAATAAAGGAACTGCGCAGACGAGCAGACAGACCGCGCACGCTCAGCGACACGATGCAAACGGATCGACCCGTCCGCCTCGATCCATCCGTTCACCAAATTTTGGAAACCGATGCGTTGGCGCAGATAACGAGCGTATCCTACCGTGTCCGCCGCATGCACCTAGGGCCTGTATGGAAGCGATACAACGGCCTTCTACCTCTGGCCATCAATGGAAATACTCTGGCCACGCCGTCCAATGCAGGCGCTCctactctggccgcgccgcctgccgtcCATTAATGCCAGGGTTTCGTTCTACGCACCGGCTCATGCCAGCACCAACCATTTTCTTCCACAACTTCTCATATTTCattccccaccaccaccaccagcacaTGCACCACCGTAGCAATGGCCGACATCATAGGCTCGAGGGGAGGGTGCCTAGGACCGCCTCCGGGCCGTGGGCGTGGGAGAGGTCGCAGCCGAGGCCTACGAGGAAGGAACAACGGGAGATGCCAGAGTCAGCCACCAGCGTCGACATCGCCACCATCATCGCTCGAGCGCGTCGCCGTCGACCTCTCCGACTTCGAGTTCAGCATGGCCATCCAGCAGGGCATGAGCTAGGACATGATGCGCCTGCCCTAGAGGTTCGCCTCGATCGTCGAGGGGCAAGAGCGCATCCATGTCCTCCTGCGCGTGTCCGACGGCGCGATCGGCATATGGCCGGCGGAGGTGATGTTCGACGGCGAAGGGCGGACGTTCCTCCAGAACGGCTGGAGGCGCTTCACCCGCTCGCACGACATTGAGGTCGGGCACTTCGTCATCTTCAACTACGACGGCGACCTCGACTTCAGTGTCAAGGTCTTTGACAGGACCATGTGCCGCCGCCACTACCACTCCGACGAGGATGGCTAGGAGACGCTAAGATGAAGATGATGTAGTCTTCTACTATGTTTTTACTTAAGTTCTATTATTAATTTGCTTCAAACAAATCTGCCAATATGTATATAATATTTGAGAAATGTGATGAAATGCAAGATGATTTTGCCAGCTGCTCCGGACCGAATGGATTGACCTGCTGTGCGCGCGGTGTCCAGACTGGCCCGCGAGACGCATTCTGTCCACAAGTACTCTTATTAATCCCTAAGGGTAAGAGTAACGGCTAAGGCTGGTGCCATTGCGGGCGAGAGCGAGGGCAGTAGCGCCCGAGGCGGGGCGAGAGAGAGGCGAGAGAGGGGCGAGACGAGAGCGGCAGGCGACGGCGCGGGCGCTGGGCGCTATCGCCCGCTCCCGCCCGGCTAGCGCCTGCGTTGGGGGCGAGAGGCGAGCGATAGCGAGGCGGCAGCGTTGGCGAAGCGGGCGAGAGCGGGCGATAGGCGGGCGAGTGGCGGGCGAGATGCGAAGCGAGAGCGAAGCGAGagcgggcgagaggcgggcggTAGGGTGTAACGACTGGGCGACgtggcgcgatctgattcgtccacgtcagctagccgttgggtagccgttgctggttcaaaaaaaccctaaaatttcatccccaccccctataaataccccccatatggtttcactcactccacacccatttcatctcattcatctccaccccctataaatacccccatacTTTACTTACCCATCACATATTTATTTCGGGGTTGGTTCTTGCTTGGATTTTTCACTTACAATATCTATTTCGGTGTAGGTGCATGCTTGGATTTTTAACTCCAAGGACTCTGTCGCCGGTAATTGCAAGACCGGCACTAGTTTTTGGGGTCAGATAGCTGAAACCTTCAACTCTACCTCCGAGCCTGCCCGTCGTCGGACCTCCAAGCAACTGAAGGATCATTGGAACGCCTACAacaaggaggtgtccctgttcaaTGGATACTACATCCAAGAATCAGGGTTACGTCAGAGTGGAGCAGACGATGATATGGTCATGAAGGCGGCAATGGAGAGGTACGCCAACGACAAAAGAGTGACTCAGCCGTTCAGACGGCACCACTGGTGGGAAGATGTTCGCAATGAAGCGACGTGGAAAGGACAACATGGTCCTGGTAGTGGAACCGATTCCACATCGAAGAGAAGCCGTCTGGGAGTTTCTGGTGTGTACAGCTCTGGCGACGGGACTACGGAGGAGGAGCGTCCACCGGGCCGCGATAGGGCGAAGGCCGCGGCATGTAAGGGTAGGAGGAAGGGGAAGGAAACCT
It includes:
- the LOC127293768 gene encoding calmodulin calcium-dependent NAD kinase; translated protein: MQRDGLGRLLLLHVAALSTAGAVAAAAVLRRRHRRKMKELLSAPAMTEMPKVVIAEHGHVEHIEKFSHYVARQMGFEDINECPQLCKVANNYLKKTKNCMDDIYDLLANAPDAESLYVKLIEELDKCILGYFAFHWDLCTTLISQALTVDSATKKKLRNLVLEATRKQRFERITKDLKVTRVFSTLVDEMKAIGIVNGINGDEEAHCTDVMAPVAHDNRSPVLLLMGGGMGAGKSTVLKDILEEPFWTEAGANALVVEADAFKETDVIYRAISSMGHHNDMLQTAELVHQSSTDAASSLLVTALNEGRDVILDGTLSWEPFVEQTVAMARAVHRQRHRMGVGYKVEDDGTITENYWEPVPEDEDFVTAEGTRKPYRIEIVGVVCDAYLAVARGIRRAIITGRAVRVKSQLMSHKRFAAAFQRYCHLVDGAKLYSSNSLGSPQLIAWKGGINGSLLVEPNEIECLDKVGNLNENATSLHDLYPGGATTCGSRSIWDDMIVAPSRAVIQQEIREAICPTTTKAN